The following coding sequences lie in one Thalassoglobus polymorphus genomic window:
- a CDS encoding GTPase, translated as MAANLTPQYYKAEEAYRKAQTTPEQIVALQEMLRIIPKHKGTDHLQGALKSKLKEAREAYQAELKTPKGGKSYRIPRQGCGTVVVIGAPNSGKSRLVSELTNASPDVAEFPYTTREPTAGMLEFEGALIQLIDTPPISGNQIEPYLIDFVRTADLVLFCFDGSSDDAPQETADVLRQLETRKTVLSEKTGFDPADFSIVHVKSRLILTRSNNPEAGIRQELLQEVRPIEFPVIPTDLDFEEQRKELAKSIFEALDKIRVYTKRPGEPVELVDPYVIPNGGTVEELAHRVHEEIAISLKFAKVWGQADHDGQAVGREHVLSDLDIVELHS; from the coding sequence ATGGCTGCGAACCTCACACCTCAGTATTACAAAGCTGAGGAAGCATATCGAAAAGCACAAACGACTCCGGAGCAAATTGTTGCTCTTCAGGAGATGCTGCGCATCATCCCCAAGCACAAGGGGACGGATCACCTGCAAGGGGCGCTCAAGTCGAAACTCAAGGAGGCCCGGGAAGCATATCAGGCAGAACTGAAAACTCCCAAAGGAGGTAAAAGTTACCGCATTCCCAGGCAGGGATGCGGGACAGTCGTGGTGATTGGAGCACCGAATTCCGGGAAAAGCCGACTGGTCTCTGAGCTGACCAATGCCTCACCAGACGTTGCGGAGTTTCCGTACACGACACGCGAACCGACAGCGGGGATGCTGGAATTTGAAGGGGCGTTGATTCAGCTGATCGACACCCCACCGATCTCGGGAAATCAGATCGAACCGTATTTAATTGACTTTGTCCGAACTGCTGATCTCGTTTTGTTTTGTTTCGATGGAAGCTCGGACGATGCTCCGCAGGAAACAGCGGATGTCTTACGTCAGCTCGAAACTCGCAAAACGGTCTTATCGGAAAAGACCGGATTCGATCCTGCTGATTTTTCGATTGTCCATGTCAAAAGCCGCTTGATTCTGACTCGCTCGAATAACCCCGAAGCAGGCATTCGTCAAGAATTGTTACAAGAAGTCCGGCCGATCGAATTCCCGGTAATCCCGACGGATCTTGATTTTGAAGAGCAGAGAAAAGAGCTCGCCAAGTCGATCTTTGAAGCACTCGATAAGATTCGGGTGTATACCAAACGTCCGGGAGAACCTGTGGAATTGGTCGATCCTTATGTGATCCCGAATGGTGGAACCGTGGAAGAACTCGCTCACAGGGTTCACGAAGAGATTGCCATTTCGTTAAAGTTCGCAAAGGTTTGGGGGCAGGCCGACCACGATGGGCAAGCAGTGGGTCGCGAACATGTGTTGAGCGACCTCGATATTGTCGAATTGCACAGCTAA
- a CDS encoding rhomboid family intramembrane serine protease → MRKIGTLESSKDAERFHRFLRSEGIDNQIDQVPPSWEIWVLSDADLDRAKAELESFKNFPTDKRFNVKHVPPPKAQPEAKAPRRRARSHDIPVTRFLLISCIVLTIYTGMGTRHPELMGKLKFSNVAKVGETFQVPPEILHGEIWRIFTPAFIHGSFFHLAFNLYFLWILGNTIERTKGSILFALLCFVTAVGGHFTQYFIVGPNFIGISGVVYGLLGYLWMKQMVSPEEGYAIPDILIVQMLIWLMLGISGVLESWGIPVANGAHFGGLLAGMLLGAFPGRKRVVT, encoded by the coding sequence ATGCGGAAGATTGGAACACTGGAATCCTCAAAAGATGCCGAAAGGTTCCATCGCTTTCTGCGATCTGAGGGAATCGACAACCAAATTGACCAAGTCCCTCCGAGTTGGGAGATCTGGGTTCTCAGCGATGCAGACCTGGACCGCGCCAAGGCGGAGCTGGAATCGTTCAAAAATTTCCCCACCGACAAAAGATTCAACGTCAAGCACGTTCCGCCTCCGAAAGCTCAGCCAGAAGCAAAAGCTCCCCGCCGAAGAGCCAGGTCACACGATATTCCAGTGACCCGATTTCTGTTGATCTCGTGCATCGTCCTCACGATTTACACAGGCATGGGAACGCGGCATCCAGAGTTAATGGGCAAATTGAAGTTCTCGAACGTGGCCAAAGTGGGGGAAACGTTTCAAGTCCCACCTGAGATTCTCCACGGAGAGATCTGGCGAATTTTCACGCCTGCATTTATTCACGGTTCGTTTTTTCACCTTGCCTTTAATTTGTATTTTTTGTGGATTCTGGGGAACACCATCGAACGGACAAAAGGGTCCATACTCTTTGCACTTCTTTGCTTTGTGACCGCTGTCGGCGGGCATTTCACGCAATATTTTATAGTTGGACCGAACTTTATTGGGATTTCCGGTGTTGTATACGGACTGCTCGGATACTTATGGATGAAGCAAATGGTCTCTCCGGAAGAGGGCTATGCCATTCCCGACATTTTGATCGTCCAAATGCTGATCTGGTTAATGCTTGGCATTTCCGGTGTCCTCGAATCGTGGGGAATTCCGGTCGCCAATGGAGCCCACTTCGGCGGATTGTTGGCAGGGATGCTCCTCGGCGCATTCCCCGGACGAAAACGTGTCGTCACCTGA
- the argH gene encoding argininosuccinate lyase: MAEKAWGGRFSEPTNEQVELFTESVSFDARLAAVDVQGSQAHAKMLAHVGLISSDERDNICSALDEILETIQQGKMEYRPSLEDIHMHIESALIEKLGDTGRKLHTGRSRNDQVSTDIKLYIRNAIDEVDALLEELQRAFVSRGDQDLDIILPGYTHLQRAQPVNAVHYWLAYAEKFQRDRDRLADCRARLNQSPLGAAALAGTTLPIDRDFTSKELGFTAPAANSLDISSDRDYLAEFTSALSLIAVHLSGWAEEWILWCTTEFGFLTLSDAYTTGSSIMPQKKNPDVLELIRGKSARVIASAQQLFVLMKGLPMAYNRDLQEDKLAAFTAFDVVKSCLGLAPSIVINATLNRDRINSRIEEGFLDATALMEYLIRKQVPMRTGHGIVGNLVALCESKKCRLQDLTVEELQQAAPQIEEDVYEILGASNAVAALTSFGSGGHEPVKHQLKLWQDRFA, from the coding sequence GTGGCAGAGAAAGCCTGGGGCGGACGATTTTCCGAACCGACCAACGAACAAGTCGAACTCTTCACCGAGTCAGTTTCCTTTGATGCCCGCCTGGCGGCCGTTGATGTGCAAGGCTCGCAGGCGCACGCAAAAATGCTCGCGCACGTCGGTCTCATTTCCAGTGATGAGCGAGACAACATTTGCTCAGCACTTGATGAGATTCTGGAAACGATTCAACAAGGCAAGATGGAATATCGCCCTTCATTGGAAGATATCCACATGCATATCGAATCTGCTCTCATCGAGAAGCTCGGCGACACGGGACGCAAACTTCATACAGGCAGGTCTCGAAACGATCAGGTTTCGACAGATATCAAACTCTACATTCGCAATGCGATTGACGAAGTCGACGCACTTCTTGAAGAGCTTCAGCGTGCCTTCGTCAGCCGTGGTGATCAGGATTTAGATATCATACTTCCCGGATACACACACTTGCAGCGGGCTCAACCTGTCAACGCTGTGCACTATTGGCTGGCCTACGCTGAAAAGTTTCAACGAGATCGGGACCGACTGGCAGATTGCCGAGCCCGGTTGAACCAATCTCCTCTCGGTGCCGCAGCCCTTGCAGGCACGACGCTTCCAATTGATCGAGACTTCACTTCCAAAGAACTCGGCTTTACTGCCCCGGCTGCAAACAGTCTCGACATCTCCAGCGACCGCGACTATCTGGCAGAATTCACGTCAGCACTTTCGTTGATCGCGGTGCACCTGTCAGGTTGGGCGGAAGAGTGGATTTTATGGTGTACGACAGAGTTCGGATTCCTGACTCTTTCAGACGCCTACACCACTGGTTCTTCAATTATGCCGCAAAAGAAGAATCCCGATGTGCTGGAACTCATCCGCGGAAAATCAGCACGTGTGATCGCCTCTGCACAGCAACTCTTTGTGCTGATGAAAGGTTTGCCGATGGCCTACAATCGGGATTTACAGGAAGACAAACTGGCAGCCTTTACTGCGTTTGATGTCGTCAAAAGTTGTCTGGGACTTGCTCCCTCGATTGTCATCAATGCAACGTTGAACCGAGACCGCATCAACAGCCGTATCGAAGAAGGTTTCCTCGATGCCACTGCCCTGATGGAATACCTGATTCGCAAACAGGTTCCAATGCGGACCGGTCACGGAATCGTCGGAAATCTCGTTGCGCTGTGTGAATCAAAAAAGTGCCGGTTGCAAGATTTGACTGTTGAAGAACTTCAACAAGCGGCTCCACAAATCGAAGAAGACGTCTACGAAATTCTCGGCGCCAGCAATGCCGTGGCAGCCTTAACCAGTTTTGGGTCTGGTGGACACGAGCCGGTTAAGCATCAACTCAAACTCTGGCAGGATCGATTCGCATAG
- a CDS encoding PrkA family serine protein kinase — protein MTNGQALLSRFSDRQDSTQFLQENWQGSFAEYLDLVRKHPAITRTAYQRMYDMIIQEGTYSVEGSKDLIRYKFFDDPHLDGEDAIFGLTKPLMELVNVFRSAALKYGTERRVLLLHGPVGSSKSTIARLLKKGLERYARTDAGALYTFGWKEEDGSITWDPMNCEPLLLVPDSSREEFAKELNEGRNDEGYPIEIEGDVCPLSRFYFQERLREHDGDWTKVLESVVVRRIFLSEKDRIGIGTFQPKDEKNQDSTELTGDINYRKIAEYGTESDPRAFNFDGEFNVSNRGMIEFVEVLKLDVAFLYDLLGASQEHKIKPKKFAQTDIDTVIIGHTNEPEYRKLQSNEFMEALRDRTIKIDIPYVTTLSEEIKIYNKSYNQARVRGKHIAPHTLEVAAMWALLTRLEQPKHHGLTVLQKMKLYNGKTLPGFTAENVKQLRKEAKREGLEGISPRYVQDKISNALVVNTLSTSLNPFMVMNELESGLRHHSLIGNEELREHYRQLISAVKDEYTDIVKNEVQRAIAADEDALMRLCGNYIDNVKAYTQHEKVKNKFTGEDEEPDERLMRSIEEKIDIPESRKDDFRREIMNYIGALAIDGKQFNYKTNERLQKALEMKLFEDQKDTIKLTSLVSQVVDKETQEKIDIVKSRLIRNYGYNDESATDVLQYVASIFARGDVKEDA, from the coding sequence GTGACGAATGGTCAAGCACTGCTGTCCCGGTTTTCTGACCGTCAGGATTCCACACAGTTTCTCCAGGAAAACTGGCAAGGAAGCTTTGCGGAATATCTCGATCTCGTTCGAAAGCACCCTGCTATCACTCGGACTGCGTACCAGCGCATGTACGACATGATCATTCAAGAGGGAACCTACTCAGTCGAAGGAAGTAAGGACCTCATCCGTTATAAATTTTTCGACGATCCGCATCTCGATGGCGAAGATGCAATCTTTGGTTTGACGAAGCCACTCATGGAACTCGTCAATGTGTTTCGTTCCGCCGCTCTGAAATACGGCACCGAACGACGAGTGCTACTTCTGCATGGACCAGTCGGAAGTTCAAAGTCAACGATTGCCAGGCTCTTGAAGAAAGGTCTCGAGCGTTATGCCCGAACCGACGCCGGGGCGCTCTATACTTTCGGCTGGAAAGAAGAGGATGGAAGCATCACCTGGGACCCCATGAACTGCGAACCACTTCTGCTTGTGCCAGATTCTTCGCGCGAGGAATTCGCCAAAGAATTGAACGAAGGGCGCAACGACGAAGGATACCCAATTGAGATCGAAGGTGATGTCTGCCCGCTCTCACGCTTCTACTTCCAGGAACGCCTGCGCGAGCATGATGGCGACTGGACAAAGGTGCTGGAATCGGTTGTTGTCCGCAGAATTTTCCTTTCTGAAAAAGACCGCATCGGCATTGGAACGTTTCAACCGAAAGACGAGAAGAACCAGGATTCCACAGAACTGACCGGCGATATCAACTACCGCAAAATCGCAGAATACGGAACGGAATCGGACCCGCGCGCCTTCAACTTCGATGGCGAGTTCAACGTTTCCAATCGTGGAATGATTGAATTTGTGGAAGTCCTGAAACTGGACGTTGCGTTTCTTTATGACCTGTTGGGAGCTTCGCAGGAACATAAAATCAAACCGAAAAAATTCGCTCAAACCGATATCGATACCGTCATCATCGGCCACACAAATGAACCGGAATATCGCAAGCTGCAGTCGAATGAGTTCATGGAAGCGTTACGAGATCGAACGATCAAAATTGATATTCCCTACGTCACGACGCTCAGCGAAGAAATCAAGATTTACAACAAAAGCTACAATCAGGCCCGAGTACGTGGGAAGCATATCGCCCCACACACACTTGAAGTCGCTGCCATGTGGGCACTGCTGACGCGTCTCGAACAACCGAAGCACCACGGCCTGACGGTTCTACAAAAGATGAAGCTGTACAATGGAAAAACGTTGCCCGGCTTCACAGCAGAGAACGTCAAGCAATTGCGAAAAGAAGCCAAACGCGAGGGACTGGAAGGAATCAGCCCTCGCTATGTTCAGGACAAAATCTCTAACGCCCTGGTCGTCAATACGCTCTCGACCAGTCTCAACCCATTCATGGTGATGAATGAACTCGAATCCGGATTACGGCATCATTCACTCATCGGGAACGAAGAATTGCGAGAGCATTACCGGCAACTGATTTCTGCGGTCAAAGACGAGTACACCGACATCGTCAAAAACGAAGTTCAGCGGGCAATCGCTGCGGATGAAGATGCCCTCATGCGATTGTGCGGAAACTACATTGATAACGTCAAAGCTTACACGCAGCATGAGAAGGTGAAAAACAAATTCACCGGTGAAGATGAGGAACCGGATGAACGCCTGATGCGGTCGATCGAAGAGAAAATCGACATTCCAGAATCCCGTAAGGATGACTTCCGGCGTGAAATCATGAACTACATCGGCGCACTTGCGATTGATGGAAAACAGTTCAATTACAAAACGAACGAGCGACTTCAAAAAGCTCTCGAAATGAAGTTGTTTGAAGATCAGAAGGATACGATCAAACTGACGAGCCTTGTTTCTCAGGTTGTCGACAAGGAAACACAGGAAAAAATCGATATCGTGAAGTCTCGACTCATTCGAAACTATGGTTATAACGATGAGTCCGCCACAGATGTCTTGCAATACGTTGCCAGTATTTTCGCTCGTGGAGATGTCAAAGAAGATGCTTGA
- a CDS encoding PSD1 and planctomycete cytochrome C domain-containing protein: MPTLRSFIILPAFALLCLLQCPVVANDQEQFFESHVRPLLAKHCFECHGEKKQQGELRLDRKQFVFEDGASGKAVVPGKLDESRLWAVVQFDEFDTQMPPTGKLPEKDLLILKKWIESGAYWPEEAHAEVVAQNAVPLKSDGSIDFEAAIANHWAYQPVQAPQVPERSPAADYDSAIDRYLAIKLNEKGLKFSERASKQTLIRRLSFDLRGLPPTIAEVQAFEADQSKTAYRDLIDRYLSESTYGQRWGRYWLDIARYADTKGYVFTENRFYPYAYTYRDYVIDAFNNDKPYDTFVMEQLAADQLGYAENDPRLAALGFVTVGPRFLNRKPDIIDDRIDVVTRGFMGMTLGCSRCHDHKFDPLPTADYYSLYGVFDSSQEPDLPPLRGELDVNAPGYQEFVTELNKREEALEAYKKTAHEELLVQARNHLDDYFPDAIKSMGLLPADLELTPKHGALRDRLKSHWKKTLERMAKENRPFFLPATKLLALDDKELTEQLPSLLDELDTNDAIPDSLIEALRSAKITSKIEVVNVYTQVLSSVRDEWNEFKKSNPEATQFDDPGKEQARRILLGKGSLSDLDPGDFSPLFERDNRTKIRNLEKKIDEWHATSPNAPARSMVLFDKEKLTNPVIFVRGNVGRRGDRVPRRGPQILNPSPEAVFTKTSGRKELAEQIASKQNPLTARVLVNRIWMYHFGSPLVDTTSDFGLRTQSPTHRELLDYLAWSLMHEHNWSIKGLHREILRSQAWQQQSVDRPQARMVDSENQLYWKQNRQRLDFEAMRDTMLKIAGKIDLSLEGRPVDIEKQPFPTRRTVYALIDRNNPSGLLRTFDFPSPNSSSPSRSETTVPQQALFGMNSPFAQQMAKALAERVEKSSADPKAQVRQLIELAYSRPASKEEVELLAGYLKTGSLDELSQGLMLSNEFHFVD; this comes from the coding sequence ATGCCCACCTTACGTTCTTTCATTATCTTACCGGCCTTCGCGCTGCTCTGCCTCCTGCAATGCCCTGTCGTCGCAAACGATCAGGAGCAGTTCTTCGAATCGCATGTCCGTCCGCTTCTTGCCAAACACTGCTTTGAGTGCCATGGCGAGAAAAAGCAACAGGGCGAATTGCGTCTCGATCGAAAGCAGTTCGTCTTTGAAGATGGTGCGTCTGGGAAAGCTGTCGTCCCCGGAAAATTGGATGAAAGCCGGCTCTGGGCTGTCGTTCAATTCGATGAATTCGACACCCAAATGCCCCCCACCGGGAAGCTTCCTGAAAAAGATCTTCTCATCCTGAAAAAATGGATCGAGTCGGGAGCCTACTGGCCGGAAGAGGCTCATGCTGAAGTGGTCGCACAAAATGCGGTTCCTTTGAAAAGTGATGGCAGTATCGATTTTGAAGCTGCCATTGCGAACCATTGGGCCTACCAGCCAGTGCAAGCTCCGCAAGTGCCTGAGCGAAGCCCCGCTGCAGATTACGATTCTGCGATTGATCGCTACCTGGCAATCAAACTCAACGAGAAGGGTTTGAAGTTCAGCGAGCGCGCTTCAAAACAAACCTTGATTCGTCGCCTCTCATTTGATCTGCGAGGCTTACCCCCAACCATCGCAGAAGTTCAGGCATTTGAAGCCGATCAGAGCAAAACTGCCTATCGTGATCTGATCGATCGATATCTTTCCGAGTCAACTTACGGACAACGATGGGGACGATACTGGCTCGATATCGCTAGGTATGCGGACACCAAAGGCTACGTCTTCACAGAGAATCGGTTCTACCCGTACGCCTATACGTATCGAGATTACGTCATCGATGCTTTCAACAATGACAAACCTTACGACACGTTTGTGATGGAGCAACTCGCTGCCGATCAACTCGGTTATGCAGAGAATGATCCGAGACTGGCTGCTCTCGGATTTGTGACGGTTGGGCCACGCTTTCTCAATCGAAAACCGGATATCATCGACGATCGGATTGATGTCGTCACGCGCGGATTCATGGGCATGACCCTCGGTTGCTCGCGATGCCATGACCATAAATTCGATCCTCTTCCGACGGCAGATTACTATTCGCTTTACGGAGTCTTCGACAGCTCACAAGAACCAGACCTCCCACCATTACGCGGTGAGCTAGACGTCAATGCTCCCGGCTATCAGGAGTTTGTCACTGAACTCAATAAGCGCGAAGAGGCCTTGGAGGCATACAAGAAAACCGCTCATGAAGAGTTGCTTGTCCAAGCTCGCAATCATCTGGATGACTACTTCCCGGATGCGATCAAATCGATGGGCCTCTTACCAGCTGACTTGGAGCTCACTCCAAAACATGGGGCACTCCGTGACCGCTTGAAGTCACACTGGAAGAAGACCCTTGAACGCATGGCAAAAGAGAATCGCCCATTTTTTCTCCCCGCCACTAAGCTACTTGCTTTAGATGATAAAGAACTGACAGAGCAACTCCCATCGCTGCTCGATGAACTGGACACGAATGACGCAATCCCGGACAGCCTGATCGAAGCTTTACGGTCTGCAAAGATCACCTCGAAAATCGAGGTCGTGAACGTGTACACACAGGTTCTCTCTTCCGTGAGAGATGAGTGGAATGAATTCAAGAAATCGAACCCCGAGGCAACTCAATTCGACGATCCTGGCAAAGAACAGGCCCGCCGAATCCTTCTCGGTAAAGGCTCTCTGTCCGATCTCGATCCCGGGGACTTCTCGCCACTTTTTGAACGAGACAATCGGACCAAGATCAGAAACCTCGAAAAGAAAATCGATGAATGGCATGCCACGTCACCGAACGCTCCAGCACGCTCTATGGTTCTGTTTGACAAAGAAAAACTCACCAATCCTGTCATCTTCGTTCGAGGCAACGTCGGACGTCGAGGAGATCGTGTCCCACGCCGCGGACCGCAAATCCTGAATCCCAGCCCGGAGGCTGTCTTCACAAAAACCAGCGGACGTAAAGAGCTGGCAGAACAAATCGCATCGAAGCAAAACCCACTGACAGCCCGCGTGCTTGTGAATCGCATCTGGATGTATCACTTCGGCAGTCCTCTCGTCGACACAACCAGTGATTTCGGATTAAGAACTCAATCGCCAACTCACCGCGAACTTCTCGATTATCTGGCCTGGAGTTTGATGCACGAACACAACTGGTCAATCAAAGGACTTCATCGAGAAATTCTGCGTTCGCAAGCCTGGCAACAACAAAGTGTTGATCGTCCGCAAGCCAGAATGGTTGATTCGGAAAACCAGCTGTACTGGAAGCAAAATCGGCAACGACTCGATTTCGAAGCGATGCGAGATACGATGCTCAAAATCGCCGGAAAAATTGATCTCTCTCTGGAGGGTCGCCCAGTCGATATCGAGAAGCAACCGTTCCCGACACGACGAACCGTCTACGCCCTCATTGACCGCAACAACCCATCTGGACTTTTGCGGACCTTTGATTTTCCATCTCCGAACTCTTCCAGCCCATCACGGTCTGAAACAACTGTCCCGCAACAAGCTCTCTTCGGGATGAACTCCCCCTTCGCTCAGCAAATGGCAAAAGCTCTCGCTGAGCGAGTGGAAAAATCTTCTGCAGATCCGAAAGCTCAAGTGCGCCAACTTATCGAACTCGCATATTCACGCCCTGCATCGAAAGAAGAAGTTGAATTGCTCGCAGGGTATCTGAAGACGGGAAGCCTCGATGAACTCTCCCAAGGATTAATGCTCTCAAACGAATTCCACTTCGTCGACTGA
- a CDS encoding formylmethanofuran dehydrogenase subunit A, producing MPLLKITGGRLYDPANGIDGDVSDVWIQDGKVIEKPLAADVRPDREIDATGMVVMPGGVDIHCHIAGPKVNTARKMQPEDKRNAPPVKRTELTRSGTTGSVPSTFATGYLYAGLGYTTAFDAAVPPLSARHVHEEFHDTPIIDKGFFVLMGNNHYVMKQIAAGEDERLKAYISWLLGATKGYAPKIVNPGGVEVWKETGGNAHSLDDPVGNFGVTPRQIVNGIAQATNELGLPHPLHIHCNNLGIPGNYKTTLETMKALEGQRGHLTHIQFHSYGGDADDQGTFCSKVPQLVEYVNEHENLTVDVGQVLFGKTTSMTGDGPLGYFLHNVFGRKWFSSDTEMEAGCGIVPIEYKDKSMVHALQWAIGLEWYLLIDDPWRVAMSTDHPNGGSFLAYPEIIALLMERSRREEVLKRVPLSVRENCTLGEIDREYSLYEIAIITRAAPARMLGLKHKGQLGLGADGDVTIYQPENDLQRMFEMPRYVVRRGEIVVDDSELKSNSEGSLQHISPDYDEGVLPDIQKWFEENYTIGFRNYPVDDSYLHDNKVIECAPDHS from the coding sequence ATGCCTTTGCTGAAAATCACTGGTGGACGCCTCTACGATCCTGCAAACGGCATTGACGGAGATGTCTCCGACGTCTGGATTCAGGACGGAAAAGTCATCGAAAAGCCGTTGGCTGCTGACGTTCGACCGGATCGTGAGATCGACGCGACGGGAATGGTCGTCATGCCGGGTGGCGTCGATATACACTGCCACATTGCTGGTCCCAAAGTCAACACGGCTCGTAAAATGCAGCCGGAAGACAAACGCAATGCCCCCCCAGTGAAACGTACGGAGCTCACCCGTTCAGGAACAACAGGAAGCGTTCCAAGTACGTTCGCGACGGGATATCTCTACGCTGGCTTAGGATACACGACAGCATTTGATGCAGCCGTCCCTCCTCTTTCCGCCCGTCACGTTCATGAAGAATTCCACGATACCCCGATCATCGATAAAGGTTTCTTTGTCCTGATGGGGAACAATCACTATGTGATGAAGCAAATTGCAGCGGGTGAGGACGAACGCTTGAAAGCGTACATTTCCTGGCTGCTCGGAGCCACCAAGGGCTACGCTCCCAAGATTGTCAATCCAGGTGGAGTGGAAGTCTGGAAAGAGACCGGAGGGAACGCTCATTCGCTGGACGATCCCGTCGGGAACTTCGGAGTCACCCCGCGACAAATCGTCAATGGAATCGCCCAAGCGACGAATGAACTTGGGCTTCCGCATCCTCTTCATATTCACTGCAACAATCTGGGCATCCCCGGCAATTACAAAACAACTCTCGAAACAATGAAAGCTCTCGAGGGCCAACGAGGGCATCTCACGCACATTCAGTTTCACAGCTATGGCGGTGACGCAGATGATCAGGGAACGTTCTGCTCAAAGGTTCCTCAACTTGTTGAATACGTCAATGAGCACGAGAACCTGACTGTCGATGTCGGACAGGTCCTCTTCGGGAAAACAACATCAATGACCGGGGATGGTCCGCTCGGATATTTCTTACACAATGTGTTCGGGAGAAAATGGTTCAGTTCGGATACTGAAATGGAAGCGGGCTGCGGAATTGTCCCGATTGAATACAAAGACAAATCAATGGTACATGCGTTGCAGTGGGCCATCGGCTTGGAATGGTATCTGTTAATCGACGACCCCTGGCGCGTCGCCATGAGCACCGATCACCCGAATGGAGGATCGTTCCTGGCCTATCCGGAAATTATCGCTTTGCTGATGGAACGGTCTCGACGGGAAGAAGTGTTGAAGCGAGTCCCTCTATCGGTTCGGGAAAACTGCACGCTGGGTGAAATTGATCGTGAATACTCGTTGTACGAAATCGCGATTATTACCCGGGCCGCGCCCGCAAGGATGCTTGGACTAAAACATAAAGGGCAACTCGGTCTCGGTGCCGACGGCGATGTGACCATCTATCAACCTGAGAACGACTTACAGCGAATGTTTGAAATGCCTCGCTATGTCGTTCGACGCGGTGAAATCGTCGTCGATGACAGCGAACTGAAATCCAATTCCGAAGGAAGCCTGCAACACATCTCCCCCGACTACGATGAAGGTGTACTCCCCGATATTCAGAAATGGTTCGAAGAGAACTACACGATCGGCTTTAGAAATTACCCTGTGGATGACTCGTACTTGCACGACAACAAAGTCATTGAATGCGCACCAGATCATTCTTGA
- a CDS encoding segregation and condensation protein A — protein sequence MSEKYRVELDIFTGPLDLLLYLVRRNELDIVDLPISTLTKQFQEFLEVLKHLDLDLVGDFVVMASTLAEIKSRNVLPSQAEEEIPLEAESNSDPRSDLIHQLLEYKKFKDAANSLQEQAAEWQERYPRLADERPVSSKDPAADRIKEVELWDLVSALGRVLKRKEVDTESKIRYDETPIHKYVDQIGALVREQKVVQFTSLFEGEIIRSKIIGMFLAVLELIRHHGFRAEQIEDHGEIVLQPPEEVDEQAETQESVPPEETEDAPGPE from the coding sequence ATGTCTGAAAAATATCGTGTCGAACTTGATATCTTCACAGGTCCACTGGACCTGTTGCTGTATCTGGTACGACGTAACGAACTCGACATTGTCGACCTCCCCATTTCGACTCTCACCAAGCAATTTCAGGAATTCCTCGAAGTCTTGAAGCATTTGGATCTCGACCTCGTTGGAGATTTCGTGGTGATGGCCAGCACTTTGGCCGAAATCAAAAGCCGCAATGTGTTGCCGTCTCAAGCGGAAGAGGAAATCCCTCTCGAAGCCGAAAGCAACAGTGATCCGCGATCTGATCTGATTCACCAACTTCTTGAATACAAGAAATTCAAAGACGCAGCGAATTCTTTGCAGGAGCAAGCTGCCGAGTGGCAGGAACGTTATCCGCGTCTTGCTGATGAACGTCCTGTTTCGTCAAAAGACCCAGCTGCTGATCGGATTAAAGAAGTCGAACTCTGGGATCTTGTGAGCGCATTAGGGCGAGTTCTCAAGCGAAAAGAGGTCGATACAGAATCAAAAATTCGCTACGACGAAACACCGATTCACAAATATGTTGATCAAATCGGAGCTCTGGTTCGAGAACAGAAGGTCGTTCAATTTACTTCGCTGTTCGAAGGCGAGATCATTCGCAGCAAAATCATCGGGATGTTTCTCGCAGTGTTAGAACTGATTCGCCACCACGGTTTCCGGGCGGAGCAAATCGAAGACCATGGCGAGATCGTACTTCAGCCACCCGAAGAAGTTGACGAACAAGCTGAGACTCAGGAGTCAGTCCCGCCCGAAGAGACAGAAGACGCTCCCGGTCCGGAGTAA